From the Brienomyrus brachyistius isolate T26 chromosome 23, BBRACH_0.4, whole genome shotgun sequence genome, the window TGAAAGGTTCATTTCCCGTGCTTTCGCCACTATGGGAGAGCAGGTAGTTGGAGTGAGGGTCATTCGCAACAAGATGACTGGGTGAGAAAAGTTATAAGTTATATAGCCTATACAGTATATATCCTTGGGGAGAGTGTTAGGGGTACTTAAAATTTATATTGGCTCAAACCAGATAGTAAGTAAGTAAACTGTCCTGTTGCCAATTCATGTGATTCCCGTAGGGACCCCCTAGGGTACTGTTTTGTAGAACTGAGAGACAAAGCTACGGCAGAAAGATGTCTTCGCAAAGTCAATGGCAAACCGCTTCCAGGAGCCACACCGGTAAAAGCAGTTACTGTGGTAGAAATATTTGAAATGTATTAATGCTTACTTTCAGTAGCCTCTTGTAGACTGGGGGTGGGGTATTTAATCTCACTTCTTTTCCTTTTCTCAGCCCAAACGTTTCAAGTTAAATCGAGCCAATTATGGGAAACAGGGAGACAGCAGGTAGGTGGAGCTCCACGGTAACATGTTCGTGATGATGTCACAGTTACAGTAGTATTGTTACTTTCTCTTTTACTCCTTGCCTTTTACTGCAGGTTTGTTACTTTCTCTTTTACTCCTTGCCTTTAACTGCAGGTTTGTTACTTTCTCTTTTACTCCTTGCCTTTTACTGCAGGTTTGTTACTTTCTCTTTTACTCCTTGCCTTTTACTGCAGGTTTGTTACTTTCTCTTTTACTCCTTGCCTTTTACTGCAGGTTTGTTACTTTCTCTTTTACTCCTTGCCTTTTACTGCAGGTTTGTTACTTTTCTCTTTTACTCCTCACCTTAACTGCTGTTGTTCTCTTCCTGCATCTTGTTTTTCTGTCTTACAGGAAGTTGTTGTGTCTCTTTTTGTTCCCATAGCCAGTCGTTCTCTCTCTTTATTGGTGACCTGTCTACTGAGGTAGACGATGGAATGCTGTATGACTTCTTCCTCAGCCGTTACCCCTCCTGCCAAGGAGCTAAGGTACTGTTGGATACCTTGGGTAACTCCAGGTAGGTCGCTTGTTTGTAGGTAGTGCTGTCGGCTGTTATTTATGGGGTGGGAAGCGTACACATTTCAAGGTGCTACACTCTAACCCCCAGGGGCTGTGGGTTTGTGCAGTTCCCCAGTCAGTGTGACCAGAAGAGAGCACTTATGGAGTGTCAGGGGACCAGGGGGCTAGGGGCCAGGCCACTGCGGCTAAGTTTGGCTACAAGTAAGATGTAAGTACTCGTTCATCATTGCAAAACTAAAAGTAACCTGGTGTAGGTCTAAAAATGTCTGTATTTTATACCATTAAGTATGGTACTTAACCTAAATTAGGCACCTTGCTTAGTAAAACTATTTAGTTGTCACGGTTGTTCATTCTGGAGTCATTTTTTCTTTCTCCTAGAAGCAAAAGTAGTGCATCAGACAAACCCTGCCAGACGTACACTTATGCCTGCAATGATGACTACAACTACAGCTATACCCTCCAGCAGTACCAGCAACTTTACTCTAATTACTATTCAGACTGGGCCTACAGCCACGCTGTAGATAACTATAGCTACAGCTATGGGCAGACTGACTATACGCAGAACTCCTCACAGGTGATTTTTCCATCACATTGCTTATATAGACAGGTGACAGCTCTGCAGGATTAGGTGAAGTTATCACTGATGtttttgaaaactttttttcCCAGACATTTGAAGAGATGGTAGATGAAGATCTGGAGGGTGAGGtcatgtggttttttttttatcatatctAGGGTACAGTAGGGTCATTCCATGTCAAATCACCACACCTTTGGACCTCATGTTCACGTATATACTGACTGGATAAAATGGACTTCGGATATAacagactgttttgccaggtcctttgaagtccgttataacggAATTTTACTGTATTACACCAATGTTGAAATTCTTTCCTTGtcacaaaaaaaagttaaaactgTTCACTTAAATCTCCCTCAATATTGATCCAAGACTTGCCCAATTTCAGTATTATGAGTTTCTTTTATGACCAAATCAGTTGCCAAGTTTAGCACCAAGGTTCCCgcctgtcacatgacctgtgCTCTCCCATATCGCAGACCCCCGCACTGAGCTGGACGTGGCAGAGACCAACCGACAGTTCATGGAAGAGAGCGAGGAGCTGTATGATGCCCTAATGGATTGTCGCTGGCAACAGCTGGATGACCAGGAATATAACTGTATGACCCCCTACAGTACACTGGAGTGGATCCACACACTAGACGTGTAACTCTCAGCTGGAATACCTGATACAGTGATAGGAGTTTATGGTATGCAGACTTTTCCAGGGGGATACTTTGATGTCTGTAATTTGTTACCACCCTCCTATCTGTAAGAACAGACAGAACttaaactgtctttttgcattaATGGTGCAGTTACAGGTGTGTTTAGGAAACCAAGCACTTGATCATAGAATCATTTTATGTAGGAGTGGTGTATAGAATTTtttggaacttttttttttttagtttgccaGTGGATATCAAGAAGAGTAAAGAAGActgtttttttggagggggggggtttggtgGGTTAACTTCCAGGGCATTGAGAGGATGGGATGTACGGATTGATATAGTCATCATCTCACACTCTAATGCCAAGCTGACATTCACATGACTGCTGGGCTACACAATGTGATGCTGTACAGAATGGGCCAGGCGGGTCTCGAGTTCTGATTGGACGGCACCTGCCTGGTTTCGGAGTGattgctttctaatttttccatttatttatctttGCAAGTTCAGTGGACTCCTAATAAACTCCCAGTGTCACTTGCGTTGGTGTGATTTCAGAGTGTcgtaatgtttgctttttttttttattgcggaGCAACCAGGTGTCCTCATCTTCACAGAAATGTTACTGCTTCCTTACGCATATagaaaataagaaaacaaaagacatacatttttctacattatattatatttaacattctacaaacaatttggtaatGTGTGAGTGCTTTAAAAATCTAAAATTTTAATTATCCTGTATAGAACATGTGCTTGGATTAACTGGTACCCATACATTGTAAATTAGAGCTTATTCACTGTTACCACGGTGATGTGTGCCACGAACAAATGAACACGTCTACTTCTGTAAGCAAAGAAACCAAAACGGACAACGAAAACTACAGTAAAGTCAATGACTAGCTTTCAATGGCTGGCTGACTTCAGGTGTCATCCAGCCAAAAGATGTCGAGTGCCTTACTGCATAACCTAaaacaactctgcacacagtACTGCTAGACATTCTGCATTTTCCTCTAAGGAACCACCAGCAGTTACTCAGATTTGTGAAACGTTGGTGCTTCTTCCAAGTTGGCACTATGGCCCAGTGGGTAGCACTCTTGCCCTAAAATGGATAAATAATTGGCAGATGAATAGATGATGGGCCTTGTCTCTGCCAGGACAGTGCTGATGGTCCTCTGATTCAGGAGTACAGGTGGTGTTTATTCCTGAGACAGACTATGGATGATGCTCTTAGTAATCAGAGATCTGGGGGCTGAGCAGGTTTTCTCAGCTGGGTTGAATTAAACTAGAAGTCAAGATTGTCTATTAAAAGTTACGTAAAGAGCAttcttattggacaatcatgacttccaTATTAAAAgttaggtaaggagcattcctattggacaatcctgATTTCTATATTAAAAgttaggtaaggagcattcctattggacaatcatgactttTATATTAAAAGCTCGGTAAGGAGTATTCCTtttggacaatcatgacttctataTTAAAAgttaggtaaggagcattcctattggacaatcatgacttctataTTAAAAgttaggtaaggagcattcctattggacaatcatgacttctagcttaacccAGCTAaccgagaaatcctgctttgaggGACGCCCCCCTGCTTAGGCTGCAAGAGTCAACAATAAAACTCCAGATTCCATTGTCCGACAAACAACATTCTAACACTACTCCCCACTTACACATACAAATTTTATTCTGCTAAACACAATATTTCTATTGGTCATTTCTTCACCTAATGAGAGCGGTCCAGGGTGTTTAGTAGTTCAAATCTTTAAATAAATTCTAAGTACAATATTTATATACAAAACACGAGCCAGTGATAAGGGTATTATCAGCCACATTACACATTAACCCCATACACCCGCTGCTGAAGATAGGTCGCTGACAAACCGCAAAGCCTTATTTCTTTTTACTAAGGTAAAGTATGCAGTGACGTCGGTTGATCCGCTCATTTCGCGGTTCGTCGCGGAGACAGAGGGCTGGAGCGGGAGCAAAGCTGACGTTGATCTGTGTGATTTTGGGCTTCCTAAAGTAAGACATTGTTTTATGCATGGTATACAAGGCTTGGGCACGGGATGTTTTTATCTTTTTGTCGTTGGACTTGGCCGGTCAAAGACATTCAGAATGAGACAGAAATAAAAGTGATGTGGGGCTGTCGCGGTTAGCCGGCTACAATACAGGATAGATACGGTTAACCTTAGGTGCTGCGTACGGGCATCGCTTATAAGACAGAGATTACCTTTCTCTTAAGTACCTACCAGCTAGGCAATCAGCAATACAGGGAACTGACCTAAGTCTATTCTTTAGCAAGAGTGTCAGATGCAGAAACGAGTATAAGGTTTGTTACATCTAGAGAATTTGGAGTAGTAAACGTTGGAGTTTTACCCTTACTGTATTGTGCAGCTTTAAGAAGGTGCATTACATAAGGAAGTTTACACCGGAAGCAATGATATCAGCTTCTATTTgaattaaagaatttatttttttcgattttcatgtttattttgcTGTTGTCTAAGGCAGGTTAAGTTGTATTTCAGTCCGGGCCTTCGTTCATGTAAACACTCCCTGAGTCATCACCGTCCTGTTTGACCTGCTGGGCTGTTTGATCTGATCCGCAGAGGAGATAGCGCAGCCAGTAAGActgtttgttttggtttttagtACTTTAGTAGTTCAACGAAACAATGTTTCTCCACGTTTTGCTGCATTGTTTCCATGTTTGTGGCCATGCCTTTCAAAGATACAGTTTTGTCTTGAAT encodes:
- the LOC125719569 gene encoding tRNA selenocysteine 1-associated protein 1-like isoform X2; translation: MSSLWMGNLEPYMDERFISRAFATMGEQVVGVRVIRNKMTGDPLGYCFVELRDKATAERCLRKVNGKPLPGATPPKRFKLNRANYGKQGDSRFVTFSFTPCLLLQVCYFLFYSLPFTAGLLLSLLLLAFYCSQSFSLFIGDLSTEVDDGMLYDFFLSRYPSCQGAKVLLDTLGNSRGCGFVQFPSQCDQKRALMECQGTRGLGARPLRLSLATSKISKSSASDKPCQTYTYACNDDYNYSYTLQQYQQLYSNYYSDWAYSHAVDNYSYSYGQTDYTQNSSQTFEEMVDEDLEDPRTELDVAETNRQFMEESEELYDALMDCRWQQLDDQEYNCMTPYSTLEWIHTLDV
- the LOC125719569 gene encoding tRNA selenocysteine 1-associated protein 1-like isoform X3; the protein is MSSLWMGNLEPYMDERFISRAFATMGEQVVGVRVIRNKMTGDPLGYCFVELRDKATAERCLRKVNGKPLPGATPPKRFKLNRANYGKQGDSSQSFSLFIGDLSTEVDDGMLYDFFLSRYPSCQGAKVLLDTLGNSRGCGFVQFPSQCDQKRALMECQGTRGLGARPLRLSLATSKISKSSASDKPCQTYTYACNDDYNYSYTLQQYQQLYSNYYSDWAYSHAVDNYSYSYGQTDYTQNSSQTFEEMVDEDLEDPRTELDVAETNRQFMEESEELYDALMDCRWQQLDDQEYNCMTPYSTLEWIHTLDV
- the LOC125719569 gene encoding tRNA selenocysteine 1-associated protein 1-like isoform X4 gives rise to the protein MGNRETAGLLLSLLLLAFYCRFVTFSFTPCLLLQVCYFLFYSLPFTAGLLLSLLLLAFYCSQSFSLFIGDLSTEVDDGMLYDFFLSRYPSCQGAKVLLDTLGNSRGCGFVQFPSQCDQKRALMECQGTRGLGARPLRLSLATSKISKSSASDKPCQTYTYACNDDYNYSYTLQQYQQLYSNYYSDWAYSHAVDNYSYSYGQTDYTQNSSQTFEEMVDEDLEDPRTELDVAETNRQFMEESEELYDALMDCRWQQLDDQEYNCMTPYSTLEWIHTLDV
- the LOC125719569 gene encoding tRNA selenocysteine 1-associated protein 1-like isoform X7 encodes the protein MSSQSQWQTASRSHTAQTFQVKSSQLWETGRQQVCYFLFYSLPFTAGLLLSLLLLAFYCSQSFSLFIGDLSTEVDDGMLYDFFLSRYPSCQGAKVLLDTLGNSRGCGFVQFPSQCDQKRALMECQGTRGLGARPLRLSLATSKISKSSASDKPCQTYTYACNDDYNYSYTLQQYQQLYSNYYSDWAYSHAVDNYSYSYGQTDYTQNSSQTFEEMVDEDLEDPRTELDVAETNRQFMEESEELYDALMDCRWQQLDDQEYNCMTPYSTLEWIHTLDV